The DNA segment AGTTAAAAGTTATGTCCTGCGCCACGTGACCACGAGTATTAAACAGGGTGAATTTGTTTCGATCATGGGTCCATCGGGTGCAGGGAAATCTACCCTGTTGAATATCCTTGGGATGCTGGAAGAGCCTACTTATGGGGCGTATGAGTTTATGGGGGAGGATGTGGTTTCTCTAAATGAGCGGAAACGGATTGAGTTGTACCGGAACCATATTGGTTTTGTATTTCAAGCTTACCACCTGATCGATGAGATGACTGTTGCAGAAAATATTGAAGCGCCTCTACTCTATAAAAAGGTGAGTGGACCGGAACGTAAAAGCAGAATTGCAGATGTCCTGGATCGCTTTAATATGGTTGCTAAAAAAGACCTGTTTCCCAATCAGCTTTCAGGTGGGCAACAGCAGTTGGTAGGAATTGCCAGAGCTTTAGTGGCACAACCTTCCATTATCCTGGCCGATGAGCCAACGGGAAACCTGCAATCTCCACAGGCACTTCAGATTATGGAGTTGTTTAAGAAATTGAATGAGGAAGAGAACATTACCATTATTCAGGTAACGCATTCGGAAGTTAATGCTGCTTATGGAAGCCGGATATTGCATTTGCTGGATGGCGTGATTAAGGAAGACCTTAGCGTTCCGCAGGGCGTGTAGCGGATTTTTGATCATGATCAACCATTAGAATTAAAATGTATATTCTCAATTTAAAGATTGCTTTAAGAAATCTGTTAAGGAATAAGACGGCATCCCTGATCAATATCAGTGGTTTGGCAATTGGATTGGCTGCTTGTCTGATGTTACTGCTGTATGTATCCTACGAATGGAATTACGATAAGGGCTTTAAAAATGCAGACCGTATTCAACAGGTGATGTTTAATTTTTATGGGGCTGATAAAAGCATTACTGCTACCGGAGATCAATCGCCAAATACGATTGCCGGAACGCTGAAGGAAGAGATGCCCGAGGTGGAACACATCAGCAGGATTTTATGGCCGGTGAAACGTTTATTGGCAAATGGAAAGCACTCTTTTAAAGTAGAAGGACGTTATGCGGATCCGGAAATATTAAAGATTTTTGATTTTCAAGCCCTTTATGGAAATCTGGATCATGCCCTTAGTGATGCGAACTCCATCGTGTTAACTGCCAGTACTGCGCAACGCTTATTTGGGCGTACAGATGTGTTGAATAAAGTACTCCGTTTTGAGAATCAGGTTGATCTGAAAGTTACTGCAGTTATCAAAGACCTGCCTCCAAATGTGAGCTATAGTTTTGATTGTCTGAATTCCTGGAAGCTCTTCGAACAGTTGAACGATTGGGTGATTCAGCCAAATTGGCATAATTATTCATTTTATACTTTGCTGATCCTAAAAAAGGGAACTGATATTCCGGCTTTTAATGAGAAGATAAAGAGCATGAGCCGAAAACATGCGGCGAGTACGACCACTGATTCAGAGCCTTTTATTTACCCATTGGCAGACCTGCATCTTTATGGAAAGTTTATCAATGGTAAAGCCGCAGGAGGACAGATTGAGCAGCTGAAGATCTTTACCATATTGGCATTGAGTATTTTGATCATCGCCTGTATCAATTTTATGAACCTTTCTACCGCAAGGTCCCAGAAAAGGGCGAAAGAGGTAGGGATAAAAAAGACCATTGGGGCGTCAAGAAAATCTTTGATTTCCCAATTTCTTATGGAGTCCCTGATCCTGACTTTTGTAAGCGTAGTCATTGCAGTTGTATTGGTGGAGCTTTGTCTGCCCAAATTCAACCATTTGCTGGATATCGAATTGAAAATTGCTTATGCTCATCCTTTAAACTGGCTGGGCGTAATCGCATTGATCTTTTTTACCGGAATTCTGGCCGGAAGTTATCCTGCTTTTTTCCTTTCTTCTTTTAATCCGATCCAAACGTTAAAGAAAACGGTTAAACTAAAAAATAGCTTTTCTTTGAATTTCAGACAAATACTGGTGATCGTTCAGTTTAGCTTAGCGGTGATTCTGATCGTTGCTACTTTAATCATTTATGAGCAATTGCAATACCTGAAAAATAAGCCTTTGGGCTATCAGACGAATGCATTGGTGGAGATGCCTCATGAAGGCAACCTGTATCTGAAGTACGATCTTTTAAAGGAAAGGCTATTGTCTTCCGGCACCGTCACTGCGATGTGTCATTCGTCAGGAAGTATCTCTCAGCAAAATTCTAACAGTACCGGAATGGAATGGCAGGGGATGTCTGAAGCAGATAAGAAGATGTCTGTCAACCAGATTTATACGGGTTATGATTTTGTGAAAACAAATGGGCTTCAGCTTTTGGAGGGCAGGGACTTTAAAAAAGGCCTGGCTTCAGATAGTGTTGCGGTGATGTTAAG comes from the Pedobacter sp. FW305-3-2-15-E-R2A2 genome and includes:
- a CDS encoding FtsX-like permease family protein gives rise to the protein MYILNLKIALRNLLRNKTASLINISGLAIGLAACLMLLLYVSYEWNYDKGFKNADRIQQVMFNFYGADKSITATGDQSPNTIAGTLKEEMPEVEHISRILWPVKRLLANGKHSFKVEGRYADPEILKIFDFQALYGNLDHALSDANSIVLTASTAQRLFGRTDVLNKVLRFENQVDLKVTAVIKDLPPNVSYSFDCLNSWKLFEQLNDWVIQPNWHNYSFYTLLILKKGTDIPAFNEKIKSMSRKHAASTTTDSEPFIYPLADLHLYGKFINGKAAGGQIEQLKIFTILALSILIIACINFMNLSTARSQKRAKEVGIKKTIGASRKSLISQFLMESLILTFVSVVIAVVLVELCLPKFNHLLDIELKIAYAHPLNWLGVIALIFFTGILAGSYPAFFLSSFNPIQTLKKTVKLKNSFSLNFRQILVIVQFSLAVILIVATLIIYEQLQYLKNKPLGYQTNALVEMPHEGNLYLKYDLLKERLLSSGTVTAMCHSSGSISQQNSNSTGMEWQGMSEADKKMSVNQIYTGYDFVKTNGLQLLEGRDFKKGLASDSVAVMLSESAIKRMGLANPVGQNVVFQDVKRTIVGVFKDITWGPLTAKEKPMIIAFNQGNSDVITMRLNTEKDLKGNLEMIGRITKEINPDFPIDIRFLDRLVAEKMKNEATLGLLSNLFGGLAIFISCLGLFGLSAFSAEQRTKEIGVRKVLGASVSGIVQLLSVNFVKTVLIALFIAMPLAYLLMKNWLDKFDYHISIGWQVFLITGVSTVMIALLTVSWQAYRAAKSNPVDALKYE
- a CDS encoding ABC transporter ATP-binding protein produces the protein MIELKNIEKYYANKGVKSYVLRHVTTSIKQGEFVSIMGPSGAGKSTLLNILGMLEEPTYGAYEFMGEDVVSLNERKRIELYRNHIGFVFQAYHLIDEMTVAENIEAPLLYKKVSGPERKSRIADVLDRFNMVAKKDLFPNQLSGGQQQLVGIARALVAQPSIILADEPTGNLQSPQALQIMELFKKLNEEENITIIQVTHSEVNAAYGSRILHLLDGVIKEDLSVPQGV